The Euphorbia lathyris chromosome 3, ddEupLath1.1, whole genome shotgun sequence genome contains a region encoding:
- the LOC136223929 gene encoding uncharacterized protein: MRLRRGDIVWARVVFPKKWWPGLVRSIDGHRVAVSFFNDGEDPRVFLETEVFSFAENFELLTKTLKNCSRGKELLDSALKLVARRAAYSLKCPCHFRPSPEGGKIYKRSRSRRDAFRPDDLLSLVHGLAVSPFVGDSDFVSTVTMASQLNVFRCYLIAERKGFLDLKATKERLSNSPLPTTGAQSSGVSKLGFESLNADQPNSGSWIEVNHANTQSLNRMLVNVQYLAFDNNYTREGCLSTLQRNCMPIRNLGCQAVSNFEINKCSESSSDLQLCQPSVEGNGKNCWDTSAPPPSNSSEFLRQYDHSVESDFRFKLYKSMPLSSINGIPDDSQRSEIGRSICGLESLISVPSFSDLSLKFSNRMPLSCYNCTDAVVENSSRCEENDKDSVETRYCLPSAACSGNYNVRVESNRLESSCAAFRFRESSTENKLHLPVVPSDALSYTPQVAQQSPHTIQMEHSTSIDKHKISVESSRQDGINTAFISRESSMVKLLLPLVTSDAPSSMPQEAQKSENTIQIDHSRDNCNISVDTSRHESTNAASSCRKISMEKKPNRDKQSAAHTMYGSCQFLYMKFPRDFSLPSKKDLVRKFRRFGQIDLVRTKVFECLGSAQVVFLHHIDAVAAYQYAKKKKGLFGGATVLFWLDPHEEKRNQSKFVAPMPKLKSCFRNPHLGGQDDKKRSRKVRFLMQT, from the exons ATGAGATTGAGAAGGGGAGACATTGTATGGGCAAGAGTAGTATTCCCTAAGAAATGGTGGCCTGGTTTGGTTCGAAGCATCGACGGCCACAGAGTCGCCGTTTCATTCTTCAACGACGGCGAGGATCCTCGGGTTTTCTTAGAAACGGAAGTTTTCTCCTTTGCAGAGAACTTTGAGTTACTGACTAAAACACTTAAAAACTGTAGTAGAGGGAAGGAATTGTTGGACAGTGCCTTGAAATTGGTCGCTCGACGGGCCGCTTACAGCTTAAAATGCCCTTGTCATTTCCGTCCATCGCCAGAAGGAGGTAAAATTTATAAGCGGAGCAGGAGTAGAAGGGATGCATTTCGGCCGGATGATTTGTTGAGTCTCGTTCATGGCTTGGCGGTTTCACCCTTTGTTGGAGATTCGGATTTCGTCAGTACCGTAACTATGGCTTCCCAGCTTAATGTCTTTCGGTGTTACCTAATTGCTGAGCGGAAGGGTTTTCTAGATTTAAAAGCAACGAAGGAACGGCTTTCGAATTCTCCATTGCCTACAACAG GTGCTCAATCATCTGGTGTTTCAAAGTTGGGCTTTGAATCCTTGAATGCGGATCAACCTAACAGTGGATCGTGGATTGAAGTTAACCATGCCAACACACAATCATTGAATAGGATGCTGGTAAATGTGCAATATCTTGCTTTTGATAATAATTATACAAGGGAAGGATGCTTAAGCACGCTGCAACGGAACTGTATGCCGATCAGAAATTTGGGATGCCAAGCTGTCTCCAATTTTGAAATTAATAAATGCAGTGAGAGTAGCAGTGACTTGCAATTGTGTCAGCCAAGTGTAGAGGGTAATGGAAAGAATTGTTGGGATACTTCCGCTCCCCCTCCGTCAAATTCCTCTGAATTCCTGAGGCAGTATGATCATTCTGTTGAATCTGATTTTCGCTTTAAGTTGTATAAGAGTATGCCCCTCTCTTCAATCAATGGAATTCCTGATGATAGTCAGAGAAGTGAAATTGGGCGCTCTATATGTGGATTGGAATCTCTGATATCAGTGCCTTCTTTTTCTGATCTTTCTTTGAAGTTCTCCAACAGAATGCCTTTGTCCTGTTACAATTGCACAGATGCTGTAGTAGAAAACAGTTCCAGATGTGAGGAAAATGACAAGGATAGTGTTGAAACAAGATATTGCCTGCCTTCTGCTGCTTGCAGTGGCAATTATAATGTTCGTGTTGAATCCAATAGACTAGAGAGCAGTTGTGCTGCTTTTAGATTTAGAGAGAGCTCTACAGAGAATAAGTTGCATCTTCCAGTGGTTCCTTCAGATGCATTATCATACACACCTCAAGTAGCTCAGCAATCACCGCATACTATCCAGATGGAGCATAGCACTAGCATTGACAAACATAAAATTTCTGTCGAAAGCAGTAGACAAGATGGCATCAATACAGCTTTTATTTCTAGAGAGAGCTCTATGGTGAAGTTGCTGCTTCCTTTAGTTACTTCAGATGCACCATCATCCATGCCACAAGAAGCTCAGAAATCAGAAAATACTATCCAGATAGATCATAGCAGAGACAACTGTAACATTTCTGTCGACACCAGTAGGCATGAGAGCACGAATGCAGCTTCTAGTTGTAGAAAGATCTCTATGGAGAAAAAGCCAAACAGAGATAAGCAATCAGCAGCACATACTATGTACGGAAGCTGTCAATTTCTGTACATGAAGTTCCCTAGGGATTTTAGTCTTCCATCCAAGAAGGATTTGGTGAGGAAATTTCGTAGATTTGGGCAAATAGATTTGGTCAGAACCAAAGTCTTCGAGTGCCTGGGGTCTGCCCAGGTGGTTTTCCTACACCATATTGATGCAGTAGCTGCTTATCAGTATGCCAAGAAGAAGAAAGGTTTATTTGGTGGAGCAACTGTCCTGTTTTGGCTCGATCCGCATGAGGAAAAGAGAAATCAATCCAAGTTTGTAGCTCCCATGCCTAAACTAAAATCATGCTTTAGAAATCCACATTTAGGTGGACAAGACGATAAGAAGCGATCCAGGAAGGTGCGTTTTCTTATGCAAACATAG
- the LOC136223930 gene encoding co-chaperone protein p23-1-like codes for MSRHPVVKWAQRSDQVYITVELPDAKNVKLMLEPEGRFIFSATKDDVPYQVEIDLFDKVNVKESKYSIGVRNIAYVIKKEEKKWWSRLIKQEGKPPVFIKVDWDKWVDEEDENEKGRSDFDDMDFSTTKSKKKKKRKKQSLVNQLLRKLKLECLGKSRS; via the exons ATGAG CCGGCACCCAGTTGTGAAATGGGCTCAGAGAAGTGACCAAGTTTACATAACGGTTGAGTTGCCAGATGCTAAAAATGTAAAGCTGATGCTTGAACCAGAAGGGAGATTCATCTTTTCTGCTACAAAAGATGATGTCCCTTATCAGGTTGAAATTGATCTGTTCGATAAGGTCAATGTAAAG GAAAGCAAGTACAGCATTGGGGTGAGAAACATTGCCTATGTTataaagaaagaagagaagaagtggTGGAGCAGGTTGATTAAGCAGGAGGGAAAGCCTCCTGTTTTTATCAAAGTTGACTGGGACAAATGGGTCGATGAAGAAGACGAGAATG AGAAAGGTCGCTCAGATTTTGATGACATGGATTTCTCG ACGACCaaatcaaaaaagaagaagaagagaaagaagcaGAGCCTTGTAAATCAGCTACTGAGGAAGCTAAAGCTTGAATGCCTTGGGAAATCACGAAGCTAG